The following proteins come from a genomic window of Nicotiana tomentosiformis chromosome 12, ASM39032v3, whole genome shotgun sequence:
- the LOC138903643 gene encoding uncharacterized protein: MRMSTGATSYMFVYDTEVVIPTEVEIPSLGVIQEAKLDDAESIRVRQEQLMLIDEKIIDVICHGQLYKNRMASAFHKRVKPCQFTPGQLVLKKIFPHQEEAKGKFAPI; this comes from the coding sequence ATGAGAATGTCCACTGGGGCAACGTCGTACATGTTTGTATATGACACTGAAGTGGTGATACCCACAGAGGTCGAGATACCGTCCTTAGGAGTCATTCAAGAGGCAAAATTGGATGACGCAGAGTCGATACGGGTCAGGCAGGAACAGCTCATGCTCATTGATGAGAAAATAATAGATGTAATATGCCATGGACAGCTATACAAAAATAGGATGGCCAGTGCATTTCATAAAAGAGTGAAGCCTTGCCAATTCACACCAGGGCAGTTGGTTCTGAAGAAAATATTTCcccatcaagaagaagccaaagggAAGTTTGCACCAATCTAG